In the Kiloniellales bacterium genome, CTGGCGCCCTCGGCGACCAGCTTGTCGCGCGCGGCGAGGATGTCACCAACTTCGTAGCAGATATGGTGGATCCCGCCCGACTGGTTGCGTTCCAGGAAGCCGGCGATCGGCGAATCGGCGCCCAGGGGATGGAGCAGCTCGATCTTGGTGTTGGGCAGTTCGACGAAGACCACGGTGACGCCGTGCTCGGGCTGGTCGACCGGTTCGGAGACCGTGGCGCCCAGTGTCTGGCGGTAGAGCGCCGA is a window encoding:
- the mce gene encoding methylmalonyl-CoA epimerase, whose product is MIGRLNHVAIAVPDLAAASALYRQTLGATVSEPVDQPEHGVTVVFVELPNTKIELLHPLGADSPIAGFLERNQSGGIHHICYEVGDILAARDKLVAEGARVLGDGEPKIGAHDKPVLFLHPKDFCGTLVELEQV